One window of the Emcibacter sp. genome contains the following:
- a CDS encoding OmpA family protein, whose product MLKKILAVSVCSAALLTTTVQAEDGNWYTGLEAGYSLLGAEKSTGASSGLNIRNEFKDGPAIGAVLGYDYGMLRLEGELGFHRHSLDHLVVTNAGGTGAASGSASGNSGLTTLMGNFVVDVLDRKDGAVIEPFIGAGLGFGRLNWSNIAYVADKKTSFAYQAFAGVRVPATDSLDVVAKYRYLATDDIGLTSSAGSNFKAGYDAHDFMIGLYYSFGGSKKSAATEMPQPVQVAAVEPAPVYEPAPEPEVVPVPDPMPEPAAGPMFDKGPFIVYFAFDSSDLDGAGRAKVAEAAAEVKKAGEVVIMVDGYTDKAGTDAYNDKLSAKRAEAVKKALEAEGLPAKMVVLASHGECDCEVETADGVKEPRNRRATIVLK is encoded by the coding sequence ATGTTAAAGAAAATCCTTGCTGTTTCAGTCTGTTCTGCTGCCCTGCTAACAACTACTGTCCAGGCGGAAGACGGTAACTGGTATACCGGTCTTGAAGCCGGCTACAGCCTTCTGGGCGCTGAAAAATCTACCGGCGCGAGCTCTGGTTTGAATATCAGAAATGAGTTTAAGGACGGTCCGGCGATTGGTGCTGTTCTGGGTTATGATTATGGTATGTTGCGGCTTGAAGGTGAACTCGGCTTTCATCGCCACAGCCTGGACCACCTGGTAGTAACAAATGCCGGTGGCACCGGTGCGGCTAGCGGATCTGCCAGTGGAAATTCCGGTTTGACCACATTGATGGGAAATTTTGTTGTTGATGTACTGGATCGCAAGGATGGAGCGGTAATCGAACCCTTCATTGGTGCCGGTCTCGGTTTCGGCCGTCTGAACTGGTCTAATATTGCTTATGTAGCGGACAAGAAAACTTCCTTCGCCTACCAGGCCTTTGCCGGTGTGCGTGTGCCTGCGACAGACAGCCTGGATGTGGTTGCAAAATATCGCTATCTGGCTACCGATGATATTGGCCTTACGTCTTCTGCCGGCTCCAACTTCAAGGCCGGCTATGACGCCCATGATTTCATGATTGGCCTCTATTATAGTTTTGGCGGCAGTAAGAAATCCGCAGCTACTGAAATGCCGCAGCCGGTCCAGGTTGCCGCTGTAGAGCCCGCCCCTGTTTATGAACCCGCCCCGGAGCCGGAAGTAGTGCCAGTGCCTGATCCGATGCCGGAACCGGCTGCCGGTCCGATGTTCGACAAAGGCCCCTTCATTGTCTATTTCGCCTTTGACAGTTCTGACCTGGACGGCGCAGGACGTGCGAAAGTGGCCGAGGCCGCTGCCGAAGTCAAAAAGGCCGGTGAAGTGGTTATCATGGTGGATGGTTATACGGACAAGGCCGGCACTGACGCCTATAACGACAAGCTGTCCGCCAAGCGCGCGGAAGCGGTCAAGAAAGCCCTTGAAGCCGAAGGCCTGCCGGCAAAAATGGTCGTACTCGCCTCCCACGGTGAATGTGACTGTGAAGTGGAGACTGCTGATGGTGTCAAGGAACCCCGTAATCGTCGTGCGACCATCGTCCTGAAATAA
- a CDS encoding hydroxyacylglutathione hydrolase produces MLVEQIYADNPLRNFHYLIACPESREALVIDPLDVDRCLHAAEKQGWKITQILNTHEHWDHIGGNEEMIEKTGAKVLAHKGAAAKIKHLDRGLSAGDTIEVGSSVKLKVLDTPGHTMSHVCVLSNSDKPGLFCGDTLFNAGAGNCKNGGHPDELYDTFSRQLTALPDTTRIYPGHDYFVNNLQFTLDREPGNESAKQYLSKLEGQDPHAAYVSSLAEEKLFNTFFRLDNPEVVERLREKFPDLGDKPTAKDVFVALRELRNSW; encoded by the coding sequence ATGCTTGTTGAACAGATTTATGCCGACAACCCGTTACGCAACTTCCATTACCTGATTGCCTGCCCGGAAAGCCGGGAAGCGCTGGTCATTGACCCGTTGGACGTAGACCGCTGCCTGCATGCAGCAGAGAAACAGGGCTGGAAAATCACCCAGATTCTCAATACACATGAGCATTGGGACCATATCGGCGGCAACGAGGAAATGATCGAAAAGACCGGAGCAAAGGTACTGGCACACAAGGGGGCCGCGGCCAAGATAAAGCATCTGGACCGGGGGCTCTCTGCGGGGGACACTATCGAGGTGGGAAGCTCTGTAAAGCTGAAAGTTCTGGACACGCCGGGCCATACCATGAGCCATGTCTGTGTGCTGTCCAACAGCGACAAACCGGGACTGTTTTGCGGCGATACCCTGTTTAACGCCGGGGCCGGCAACTGCAAAAACGGTGGTCACCCGGACGAGCTCTATGACACCTTTTCCCGTCAGCTGACCGCCCTGCCCGACACCACCCGGATCTATCCGGGACATGACTATTTCGTCAACAACCTTCAATTCACCCTTGACCGGGAGCCCGGCAACGAGAGCGCCAAACAATATCTTTCCAAGCTGGAAGGACAGGACCCCCATGCCGCCTATGTCTCCTCACTGGCCGAGGAGAAACTGTTCAATACATTCTTCCGGCTGGACAATCCGGAAGTGGTCGAGCGGCTGAGGGAAAAATTTCCCGATCTCGGCGACAAGCCGACAGCAAAGGACGTTTTTGTCGCCCTCAGGGAGCTCAGGAATAGCTGGTGA
- a CDS encoding DUF2163 domain-containing protein, protein MKTVSEELRQHLGEELLSLTCCCVLTRTDGVRYAFTTHDQPVEFDGQSYVPTSGFIPTDISSSNSLNVDNLDITAILSHTSLREDDILAGRYDHARVDIFLINWQVPEQGRINMQSGWLGEFSLGGVHFTVEIRGLMQKLQQTIGQQYSPECRVDLGSEQCHVDLLKYSRTGAVAEVAGLASFTSLDIAEEDGWFDYGILWWISGANAGRKVEISSYVSGEFSLGQAMPKAIGTGDLFKVQAGCNKRQSSCREKFQNILNFGGEPMVPGSDSLYYYPGLK, encoded by the coding sequence GTGAAAACAGTTTCTGAAGAGCTTCGACAGCACCTCGGCGAGGAATTGCTGAGCCTGACCTGTTGCTGTGTGCTGACGCGTACGGACGGAGTAAGATACGCCTTTACCACCCACGATCAGCCGGTCGAGTTTGACGGGCAGTCTTATGTGCCGACCAGCGGCTTTATCCCGACGGATATCAGCAGCAGTAACTCCTTGAATGTCGACAATCTGGATATTACGGCAATTCTTTCTCATACGTCCCTGCGGGAGGACGATATTCTGGCAGGCCGTTACGATCATGCACGCGTGGATATTTTTCTGATTAACTGGCAGGTGCCGGAGCAGGGCCGGATAAATATGCAAAGTGGGTGGCTTGGTGAATTCAGTCTCGGCGGGGTTCACTTCACGGTTGAAATACGGGGGCTGATGCAAAAGCTGCAGCAGACGATTGGTCAACAATATTCGCCTGAGTGCCGGGTCGATCTGGGATCGGAACAATGTCACGTGGATTTGCTGAAATACAGCAGAACGGGAGCCGTCGCAGAGGTTGCCGGGCTTGCCAGCTTCACTTCTCTGGATATTGCAGAAGAAGACGGCTGGTTTGACTATGGGATACTCTGGTGGATCAGTGGCGCCAATGCCGGCCGGAAGGTGGAAATTAGTAGTTATGTGTCCGGTGAATTTAGCCTGGGGCAGGCAATGCCGAAAGCGATCGGTACGGGGGATCTTTTCAAGGTACAGGCCGGTTGCAATAAACGGCAGTCAAGCTGTCGCGAGAAATTTCAGAATATACTGAATTTTGGAGGGGAACCGATGGTCCCGGGCAGCGACAGCTTGTATTACTACCCGGGACTGAAATAA
- a CDS encoding DUF2460 domain-containing protein, with protein MYWLATEQDQPETNWIRRFSPRYWTVNFPRPMVASVVTNGVDALKCDMVFYRREDLCGLIWESEDRHDHPLLRYVTSRDYRHTVLSFRWQSSGVVNLEGLHGPTLTIEGRDQEGSPHVWYVRLANYAEGQAEDALIRLDFDDLAGGFELPQEADPVWPGDIDRLFISLVPPGYDGNATGPLENPVEAEVSISDIRVEGSTSTLEVGDIYVKPHSLRICNGYDDCYHMTPERVIWNMIQLGYRNRINHYVGMSHYFSLGWSADEDRFLVDPEESALNVAATAWLRDFLKQAKCFGYQVILSLSYEILAENIPPDWQQVAHGGSPALTGWEPPSSLVAPTNAVAMDYLSAVFLSLASHAADQGLDIELQIGEPWWWISLGAVRVPYFYDPPTMDMYQAETGQQVPEQHQQITEGISPEQQHYLDWLGDKLGQSTIYLRDQIKASFPAANVGLLFYTPQVLVEEAPMVQSVNFPHVLWQAPAFDFFQIEDYDFIISGQWRKHHSSVDYVTSQLGYGLQDLHYFAGFNLLAETASLWRNIDLAAKDGFGRGFAETFVWAFPQIVRDGFVYNQDQEQDMSGFHEVRFPSEISFGAGGGPVFSTTVSEMASGYEQRNREWADARMTFDIGTGLRSEDDLAALIVFFRARAGRAYGFRFRDWTDYKSCLPSVEVGPTDQVIAVGDGEATDFQLIKIYQSEDYSQLRTISKPAADTVRVAVDGIEQQDGWALDNTSGLISFEVPPAVDSTISAGFEFDVPVRFADDDLSVTLETFRAGQIPAISLVEVRL; from the coding sequence ATGTACTGGCTGGCGACCGAACAGGATCAACCGGAAACCAACTGGATCCGGCGTTTTTCACCCCGCTACTGGACGGTGAATTTTCCCCGGCCGATGGTAGCGTCCGTGGTGACTAACGGAGTTGACGCGCTGAAATGCGATATGGTGTTTTACCGCAGGGAGGATCTGTGCGGCCTGATCTGGGAAAGCGAGGACCGGCACGATCATCCTTTGCTCAGATATGTCACATCCCGGGACTATCGCCATACGGTTCTGAGTTTCCGCTGGCAAAGTAGCGGAGTGGTCAATCTGGAAGGATTACACGGTCCGACACTGACCATAGAAGGGCGGGATCAGGAAGGATCTCCTCATGTCTGGTATGTGCGGCTGGCTAACTATGCGGAAGGTCAGGCGGAGGACGCGCTGATCCGTCTGGACTTTGATGATCTGGCGGGTGGATTTGAATTGCCTCAAGAGGCAGACCCGGTCTGGCCCGGCGATATTGACCGTCTGTTCATCAGTCTGGTGCCGCCGGGTTATGATGGAAATGCAACAGGGCCCTTGGAAAATCCGGTTGAGGCGGAAGTGTCGATTTCCGATATCCGGGTGGAGGGAAGTACCTCAACGCTAGAGGTGGGTGATATTTACGTCAAGCCGCATTCCCTGCGGATCTGTAACGGATATGATGATTGTTATCATATGACACCGGAACGGGTGATCTGGAACATGATCCAGCTCGGCTATCGGAACAGGATTAATCACTATGTGGGCATGAGCCACTATTTCAGCCTGGGCTGGTCGGCTGACGAGGACCGTTTCCTTGTTGATCCTGAAGAAAGTGCGCTTAATGTGGCAGCAACCGCCTGGCTCCGGGATTTTCTGAAGCAGGCAAAGTGTTTTGGTTATCAGGTCATTCTGTCCCTGTCTTACGAGATCCTTGCGGAAAATATACCGCCGGACTGGCAGCAGGTGGCCCACGGCGGATCACCGGCCCTGACCGGATGGGAGCCGCCATCCAGCCTCGTGGCGCCAACCAATGCAGTTGCCATGGACTATCTTTCGGCAGTGTTTCTGAGCCTTGCTTCCCACGCAGCGGATCAAGGCCTTGATATTGAGCTGCAGATCGGGGAGCCCTGGTGGTGGATCAGCCTGGGGGCTGTCCGGGTGCCGTATTTTTATGATCCGCCGACAATGGATATGTATCAGGCGGAAACGGGACAGCAGGTGCCTGAACAACACCAACAGATCACCGAAGGAATTTCACCGGAACAACAGCATTATCTTGACTGGCTGGGGGACAAGCTGGGGCAATCGACTATTTATCTGAGGGATCAGATCAAGGCTTCATTTCCCGCCGCGAATGTGGGGCTGCTGTTCTATACACCGCAGGTGCTGGTGGAGGAGGCGCCCATGGTTCAGTCGGTTAATTTTCCGCATGTTCTGTGGCAGGCGCCGGCCTTCGATTTTTTCCAGATTGAGGACTATGATTTCATAATTTCCGGCCAGTGGAGGAAGCATCACAGCTCGGTGGATTACGTAACAAGTCAATTGGGTTACGGCCTGCAGGACCTGCATTATTTCGCCGGTTTCAACCTTTTGGCGGAAACGGCATCGTTATGGCGGAATATTGATCTGGCGGCGAAGGACGGGTTCGGACGCGGCTTTGCGGAGACTTTTGTCTGGGCCTTTCCGCAGATCGTCAGGGACGGTTTTGTCTATAATCAGGATCAGGAGCAGGATATGAGCGGTTTCCACGAGGTGCGTTTTCCTTCCGAAATCAGTTTCGGTGCCGGCGGTGGCCCGGTTTTTTCGACGACCGTGTCGGAAATGGCGTCAGGATATGAACAACGCAACAGGGAATGGGCGGATGCCCGCATGACTTTTGACATCGGGACCGGATTGCGGTCGGAGGACGACTTGGCGGCTTTGATTGTATTTTTCAGGGCGCGGGCGGGCCGGGCTTACGGGTTCCGTTTCAGGGACTGGACAGATTATAAAAGCTGCCTGCCCTCTGTAGAGGTCGGTCCGACTGATCAGGTGATTGCTGTCGGCGACGGAGAGGCAACGGATTTCCAGCTGATTAAAATATACCAGAGTGAAGACTATTCGCAGTTGCGCACCATTAGCAAACCGGCGGCAGATACTGTTCGGGTCGCTGTTGATGGGATCGAACAACAGGACGGCTGGGCGCTGGATAACACCAGCGGTCTCATCTCGTTTGAAGTGCCCCCGGCGGTGGATAGTACCATCAGTGCCGGTTTTGAATTCGATGTGCCGGTCAGGTTTGCAGATGACGATCTCTCGGTGACGCTGGAGACCTTCCGCGCGGGCCAGATTCCCGCCATCTCCCTTGTTGAAGTGAGACTCTAG
- a CDS encoding DUF2793 domain-containing protein gives MTDNTARLGMPFIIASQAQKEVTHNMALNMLDIFVQPVIETMGLTEPPAEAEEGQAWIVGTGATGDWAGEDDKVALRVGSAWIFYEAFDGMRFWVRDTDMFTLFRAGMWQSGIVNGAQVSVNGQQVLGERAAAINDASAGQVIDAEARLAINALLGACRNHGLIES, from the coding sequence GTGACAGACAATACAGCTCGACTGGGAATGCCCTTTATCATCGCAAGCCAGGCGCAGAAGGAAGTAACCCACAATATGGCGCTGAATATGCTGGATATCTTTGTTCAGCCGGTGATCGAGACCATGGGGCTGACTGAACCGCCGGCGGAAGCGGAGGAAGGGCAGGCCTGGATCGTCGGGACAGGGGCGACAGGAGACTGGGCCGGAGAGGATGATAAAGTCGCCCTCCGGGTCGGCAGCGCATGGATATTTTATGAAGCTTTCGATGGTATGAGGTTCTGGGTCAGGGATACGGACATGTTTACCCTATTCAGGGCAGGAATGTGGCAGAGCGGTATTGTCAATGGGGCGCAGGTTTCCGTCAACGGGCAGCAGGTTCTGGGGGAAAGAGCAGCGGCAATCAATGATGCCTCGGCTGGTCAAGTTATTGATGCAGAAGCAAGACTGGCGATAAACGCTCTGCTTGGAGCCTGCCGGAATCACGGATTAATAGAAAGTTAA
- a CDS encoding PAS domain-containing sensor histidine kinase: MNVTARDFKTSGADMISPAEAVDSSRYNREFGLFDSVFHEVSDAILIISAGDQSHPSHIEDINHQFELFTGYSLEDVRGTDLYTYFADHIPQSKIESIARALESRQSAIFYCHWKCRNGDVIDVNMTIRPITCDEDCPRFICVLRESRTDKNTRDEAAREIKQKLLAAMHHNFRTPLNGILGYSEVIMTEMLGPIGKDSYREYAKDIHGAGQSLLFLIDNLLDLKELETTEFELCESMFDLGDLIDSCLAVMKTPAGKKNITLQTDVPGTLPLVHGDRERLEKVIYSLLENSLKFTPTGGTIIVSATREKDGTCQITCRDSGSGMSPQQVAKAFSHDSHLADIYSNPTTGIGFGLAYVKKLVEKHDGTVSIASSPESGTTVYVHLPAERLV, from the coding sequence ATGAATGTAACAGCGCGCGATTTCAAAACATCAGGTGCAGATATGATTTCCCCGGCGGAAGCGGTCGACAGCAGCAGATACAACAGGGAATTCGGGCTGTTTGACTCCGTCTTTCATGAAGTCAGCGACGCTATCCTGATCATTTCCGCTGGCGACCAGTCCCATCCTTCCCATATTGAAGACATCAATCACCAGTTCGAACTGTTTACCGGCTATAGCCTGGAAGACGTGCGCGGCACCGATCTTTACACCTATTTCGCCGACCATATCCCCCAGAGCAAGATTGAATCCATCGCCCGGGCGCTCGAAAGCCGGCAGTCGGCAATCTTTTACTGCCACTGGAAATGCCGCAACGGGGATGTCATTGACGTCAATATGACCATCCGGCCGATCACTTGCGACGAAGACTGCCCGCGCTTTATCTGTGTACTCAGGGAAAGCCGGACCGACAAGAATACCCGGGACGAAGCAGCGCGGGAAATCAAACAAAAACTCCTTGCCGCCATGCATCATAATTTTCGCACCCCGCTGAACGGCATCCTCGGCTATTCCGAAGTCATCATGACCGAGATGCTGGGCCCCATCGGCAAGGATTCCTACCGGGAATACGCCAAGGACATTCACGGTGCCGGCCAGAGCCTGCTGTTCCTGATCGACAATCTTCTGGATCTCAAGGAACTGGAAACCACCGAGTTCGAACTGTGTGAATCCATGTTCGACCTTGGTGACCTGATTGACAGTTGCCTTGCAGTCATGAAAACCCCGGCCGGTAAAAAGAATATCACCCTGCAGACTGACGTTCCCGGCACGCTCCCACTGGTCCATGGCGACCGCGAACGGCTGGAGAAAGTGATCTACAGCCTGTTGGAAAATTCCCTGAAATTCACCCCGACGGGCGGTACAATCATTGTCAGCGCCACCCGTGAAAAAGACGGCACCTGCCAGATCACCTGCCGGGACAGCGGCAGCGGCATGTCACCGCAACAGGTGGCCAAGGCCTTCAGCCATGACTCCCATCTGGCCGACATCTATTCAAATCCCACCACCGGCATCGGTTTCGGCCTGGCGTATGTTAAAAAGCTGGTCGAAAAACACGACGGCACCGTCTCCATTGCCTCCAGCCCGGAAAGCGGCACCACGGTTTATGTGCACCTGCCGGCCGAGCGGCTGGTTTAA
- a CDS encoding DUF2849 domain-containing protein, with product MSDKQIITANHLQNGLNVYFVESADSVSWDTDIAAASRFDKEALEAALARAAEGERNNIVVGIYAIEADDDSAREKIRAQGPSIKYGHEAN from the coding sequence ATGAGCGATAAACAGATCATCACCGCCAATCACCTGCAGAACGGACTGAATGTCTATTTTGTGGAGAGCGCCGACAGCGTTTCCTGGGACACGGATATCGCCGCCGCCAGCCGGTTTGACAAGGAAGCGCTTGAGGCCGCGCTGGCACGCGCCGCCGAAGGGGAAAGAAACAATATTGTGGTAGGCATCTATGCCATTGAAGCCGATGACGACAGCGCAAGGGAAAAAATCCGTGCACAGGGCCCGTCCATCAAATATGGTCATGAGGCAAACTGA
- a CDS encoding SCP2 sterol-binding domain-containing protein yields the protein MSLEENTTMIREKIAGTDGLGKRVKIDFDGDGVILIDGTTSPATVSNEDGDADVTMIINEENFAGLMDGSLNPQMAFMMGKLKIEGDMGLALKLGEIFS from the coding sequence ATGAGTCTGGAAGAAAACACCACCATGATCCGGGAAAAGATCGCCGGCACCGACGGACTGGGCAAGCGTGTCAAGATTGATTTTGACGGTGATGGCGTAATCCTGATCGACGGCACCACATCACCGGCCACTGTGTCCAATGAAGATGGGGATGCAGATGTGACCATGATCATCAATGAAGAAAACTTTGCCGGCCTGATGGACGGGTCACTCAATCCACAGATGGCCTTCATGATGGGCAAACTGAAGATCGAAGGCGATATGGGGCTGGCCCTGAAGCTCGGTGAAATCTTCAGCTGA
- a CDS encoding phage tail protein — MATIILSAVGTAIAGPFGGVVGALAGQGLDALIFGRHSARTVEGARLSDLSVQTASYGEPVPMVFGTTRLSGNLVWSSGLTETRHEDSQTVGGKGSSQSVTTVTYTYSASFAVALSARRISSIGRIWADGKLLRDAGGQMAEEGAIRIYTGSRDQNPDPFIEAVEGIDNVSAFRGLAYVMFENLELAEYANRIPNLTFEVIADEGGSIILSGLVTEICRLAGLKTVTADDLDQSVSGYVLSGQSRPRDILEKLAELYDFDLIEQNGGLHCRKLGRDVEEEFGEDVLLRAKERAGNERLQISREQELSLPREISISYLDSGRDYQAGLQRAFRQTGRSELKEQKVAPLVLTSAEAKKQAEALLENRWRRREKMQFTLPPGYFHLAPGDVLRLNRPTSGFRVMLLETEISTDGLKCLAVSEGDSLPAREVSADTGDIPLQQIIPLADSRLVLADLPSLNGEDPLGIYLVAATNAESAGYWPGAAIYLSRDGSSAERVATSASPAVTGLVENQLLEGAANFWDASGRLQVRLDHPADVLESRSEWDVLNGANVAIAGGEVLQFTSAQLLEPGLYELSGLLRGRRGTEDRISSHVASEPFLLVNPDSLRWIPLLLSDMGLNLSLSALTFGQRLEDMEFSQINVQGRSLRPFSPVHVRGKRDNDGNLEIHWVRRTRTGGAWMDGYEVGGAL; from the coding sequence GTGGCAACAATCATTTTATCCGCCGTCGGGACGGCAATCGCCGGTCCCTTTGGTGGTGTGGTCGGGGCGTTGGCCGGTCAGGGCCTTGATGCGTTGATCTTCGGCCGTCACTCCGCCCGGACGGTAGAAGGGGCAAGGCTTTCTGATCTCTCCGTCCAGACCGCCTCTTACGGTGAACCCGTGCCCATGGTGTTCGGCACTACACGTCTTTCCGGCAACTTGGTCTGGTCCAGTGGCCTGACCGAGACCCGCCATGAAGACAGCCAGACGGTCGGGGGTAAAGGCAGCAGCCAGAGCGTGACTACGGTCACTTACACCTATTCTGCTTCCTTCGCTGTCGCCTTGTCGGCACGACGCATTTCTTCTATTGGGCGGATCTGGGCAGACGGGAAGCTTTTGCGGGATGCCGGCGGACAGATGGCGGAGGAAGGTGCTATCCGAATATATACGGGAAGCAGGGACCAGAACCCTGATCCGTTCATCGAAGCTGTCGAGGGGATCGATAATGTCTCCGCCTTTCGGGGGCTCGCTTATGTCATGTTCGAGAATCTGGAATTGGCGGAATATGCCAATCGCATCCCGAACCTGACTTTTGAAGTAATCGCTGATGAGGGCGGTTCAATTATACTGTCCGGACTGGTGACTGAAATCTGTCGCCTGGCTGGTCTCAAGACTGTCACCGCAGATGATCTCGACCAGTCTGTCAGTGGATATGTTCTGTCAGGCCAGTCCAGGCCACGGGATATCCTTGAAAAACTGGCGGAACTCTATGATTTTGATCTGATTGAACAGAATGGCGGGTTGCACTGTCGCAAACTGGGCAGGGATGTTGAGGAGGAATTCGGGGAGGATGTCCTGCTTCGCGCAAAGGAGCGAGCCGGAAACGAGCGTCTCCAGATCAGCCGGGAACAGGAGCTTTCCCTGCCGCGGGAAATATCGATCAGTTATCTGGACAGCGGACGTGATTATCAGGCAGGTCTGCAGCGGGCATTCCGGCAGACGGGGCGGAGTGAGTTGAAGGAACAAAAGGTCGCGCCTCTGGTTCTAACCTCCGCTGAGGCTAAAAAACAGGCGGAAGCCCTGCTGGAGAACAGGTGGCGTCGACGGGAAAAAATGCAATTTACCTTGCCGCCCGGCTATTTTCATCTGGCACCGGGCGATGTGCTCCGGCTAAACCGCCCCACCTCTGGGTTTCGTGTAATGTTACTTGAGACAGAGATATCAACTGATGGTCTCAAGTGCCTTGCTGTGAGCGAGGGGGACAGCCTTCCAGCCCGGGAGGTGTCAGCTGATACGGGAGATATACCCCTTCAGCAGATTATTCCCCTGGCAGACAGTCGTCTGGTGCTGGCGGACCTTCCGTCGCTGAACGGTGAGGATCCTCTGGGAATATATTTGGTAGCCGCCACCAATGCGGAGAGCGCGGGCTACTGGCCCGGAGCGGCGATATATCTTTCCCGGGATGGATCTTCTGCAGAAAGGGTGGCAACATCCGCTAGTCCTGCCGTGACGGGGCTGGTCGAAAACCAGTTGCTGGAGGGGGCTGCGAATTTCTGGGATGCGTCAGGCCGCTTGCAGGTTCGTCTGGATCATCCTGCTGACGTATTGGAAAGTCGTTCTGAATGGGATGTTCTCAACGGCGCCAATGTCGCCATAGCGGGCGGTGAGGTGCTACAGTTCACATCGGCACAACTTCTGGAGCCTGGTCTCTACGAACTGAGCGGACTCCTCAGGGGCCGGAGAGGTACTGAAGATCGCATTTCGTCTCATGTCGCCTCAGAACCTTTTTTGCTGGTCAATCCTGACTCCTTGAGGTGGATACCGCTGTTGTTGTCCGATATGGGGTTAAATTTGTCTTTATCTGCCCTGACGTTTGGTCAGAGACTGGAAGATATGGAATTCAGCCAGATCAATGTGCAGGGCCGAAGTCTGCGCCCTTTTTCCCCGGTACATGTCAGGGGGAAACGCGACAACGACGGAAACCTTGAAATCCATTGGGTCAGGCGCACCAGAACCGGTGGGGCCTGGATGGATGGTTATGAGGTTGGGGGAGCTTTATGA
- a CDS encoding NlpC/P60 family protein yields MVRISEPLRKRAILAARFCVGSLFRHQGRIPGKKAGEGLDCVGLVLYVGRQICFEMEDHATYRPVPGRGQLESAASKAGLVPLSAKDRQPGDVVLIRPRRLVQHTGILTDKGIVHADARLGCVVEQGIGQFPEEQITKAFRFPVTGD; encoded by the coding sequence ATGGTACGCATTAGTGAACCCCTGAGAAAGAGAGCTATTCTAGCGGCAAGATTCTGTGTGGGAAGTCTTTTTCGACATCAGGGAAGGATTCCGGGCAAAAAAGCCGGGGAAGGCCTGGACTGTGTTGGTCTTGTACTCTATGTGGGCCGGCAAATCTGCTTTGAAATGGAAGACCACGCCACATATCGACCTGTGCCGGGACGCGGGCAACTCGAGTCTGCAGCCTCGAAGGCCGGGCTTGTTCCCCTCTCTGCCAAAGACAGGCAACCTGGCGATGTTGTGCTCATCAGGCCGCGTCGTCTGGTTCAGCACACAGGTATTTTGACGGACAAGGGTATTGTCCATGCCGATGCCCGTCTCGGATGTGTCGTAGAGCAGGGTATCGGACAATTCCCGGAGGAGCAGATTACCAAAGCCTTCCGTTTTCCCGTCACAGGAGATTAA
- a CDS encoding mechanosensitive ion channel family protein: MENTMAILMAQLEHIAEFLPRLGASVLIFLIIYFIGKLCGHLLLTLLKRGDLSPTHREFFRKLVVGLFVFIGAAVVLNIWGLRAASLGLLTGGGITALAIGIAFKDIGENILAGIYLAFSRPFNINDLVLTGDIEGVVKNVEMRCTHIRTDKGADVYVPNAQIFAQPLVNYTLDGLRRLSFTIGIDYMDDTERACGLLNGVVQATKGVLSDPASVVVISGFTPQYVELQVFYWINTFENGADIPAIRNNVMNSCREVLISNKFTFSSDVKTANVLSVPEPVRVLSGEGN, translated from the coding sequence ATGGAAAATACAATGGCTATTCTTATGGCCCAGCTTGAGCATATTGCGGAATTCCTGCCACGCCTTGGGGCCTCGGTTTTGATCTTTTTGATCATTTATTTCATCGGAAAACTGTGCGGCCATCTGTTGCTGACATTATTGAAACGCGGCGACCTGTCCCCCACACACCGGGAATTTTTCCGCAAACTGGTGGTTGGCTTGTTCGTTTTTATCGGTGCGGCAGTGGTCCTCAATATCTGGGGACTCAGGGCGGCGTCCCTCGGGCTGCTGACCGGTGGCGGCATTACGGCCCTGGCTATTGGTATCGCTTTCAAGGATATCGGCGAAAATATCCTGGCCGGCATTTATCTGGCTTTCAGCCGACCGTTCAACATCAATGACCTTGTCCTGACCGGCGACATCGAAGGTGTGGTGAAGAATGTGGAAATGCGCTGCACCCATATCCGTACGGACAAGGGGGCCGATGTCTATGTCCCCAACGCCCAGATCTTCGCCCAGCCGCTGGTCAACTATACCCTGGATGGGCTCCGTCGCCTTTCCTTCACCATCGGAATCGATTATATGGATGATACGGAGCGGGCCTGTGGTTTGCTGAATGGTGTGGTTCAGGCTACAAAAGGAGTCTTATCCGATCCGGCCAGTGTGGTTGTTATTTCCGGCTTTACACCGCAATATGTTGAGCTTCAGGTTTTCTATTGGATCAATACCTTTGAAAATGGAGCGGATATTCCCGCCATCCGGAATAATGTGATGAATAGCTGCCGGGAAGTCCTGATATCCAACAAGTTCACTTTCAGCTCAGATGTGAAGACGGCCAACGTACTGAGCGTGCCGGAACCCGTCCGTGTTCTGTCCGGGGAGGGGAACTGA